Within Nocardia terpenica, the genomic segment TGGCCGGGCAGCTGACCGGCGCGGGTGTGATCGGCGTGCGAGCGGTACCGAATGCGCGTATGCACCGGGTCGTTTCGGGTGCGGTGCACCCCGAGGATCTGTACGAGCTGGCCGCCGAGCACGGCTACCGGGCCGTCCTGAGCTGGGCCGACACCGACCGGCACGGCCGCTTCGACGCCGCATTCGTTCCCGCGACCGAACCCGATTCCGCGCGGATGCCGTGGATCGAGTTCCCGGTGGCCTCGGCGCGGCCGACCGGCCTGATGAACGACCCGTTGCGCGGGCGACGACTCCAGCAGCATCGCCGGACCTTACCGCCGGTACTGCGCGAGTATCTGTCGGATCGCCTGCCCGAGTACATGATTCCGTCGAGCTTCGTGGTGCTGGACGCGCTTCCGTTGACCGCCAACGGCAAACTGGATCGGCGAGCCCTGCCCGCCCCGGAGGGACGGCGTGCCCTGCGGGCGGAACTGGTGGAGCCGCGCAATCCGGACGAGGAGACCCTGGCGGGGATCTGGCGCGCGGTACTGAGCCTGGACCGGGTGGGTGTGTTCGACAATTTCTTCGAGCTGGGCGGTCATTCGCTGCTGGCGACCCAGGTGGTCACCCGGGCATCGGAGGCGTTCGATGTGCAATTGCCGGTTCGCATCATGTTCGACACCCCCACCATCGCCGAGCTCGCCGAGCGGATCGCGGAGTCGATTGTCGAACGGCGACAACAGATCACCGATGCCGTGTCGAATATGAGCGACGAAGAAGTCGAGCGCCTGCTTCGTGAATACGATGCGTAACCCGCGATCCCTCGATGTGGATGGAGCATACTGTGGCCGATTCGATTGAGAGCTCGCGTCGTCGGTTGCTGGTGGAGCGAATGCTGGCGGGCAAGGGCGGATCCGGAAAAGACCGGGCGATCGGCCGGGCGGATCGGTCGGGTGCGCTACCGGTTTCGTTCGCACAGCAGCGCCTGTGGTTCCTGGACCAGCTGGTGCCGGGGAATTCGTTCTACAACATGCCGTTCTCGTATCGGTTGCGGGGCCCGGTGAACGTGGACGCCGTGGATCGAGCCGTGCGGGAGATCGTGGCGCGGCACGAGGTGTTGCGGACGGTGCTGGTGAGCGTGGCCGGTGAGCCGCGTCAGGTGGTGGGCGAGCCGCCGACGGAGTCCCTGCTGGCGGTGGTGGACGTGTCGGATTCGGGCGATCCGGTGCAGCGGGCGCGGGTTGTGGCGCGGGAGGAGGCGCGGCGGTCGTTCGATCTGTCGACGGGCCCGTTGCTGCGGTCGTGTCTGGTGCGGTTGGCCGACGACGACCACGTGCTGTTGTTGACGATGCATCACGTCGTGTCCGACGGGTGGTCGATCGGTGTGCTCGTGCGCGAGTTCAACGCGCTGTACGACGCGTATTCGGCGGGGGAGGAGTCGCCGTTGTCGCCGTTGTCGGTGCAGTATGCGGATTTTGCGGTGTGGCAGCGGGATTGGTTGTCGGGGGTGGTGCTCGAGGAGCAGTTGGGGTATTGGCGGGATCGGTTGGAGGGGTTGGTTCCGCTGGAGTTGCCGTTGGATCGGCCACGCCCGGCCGTCGCCAGTTTCGATGGCGGCGCGCACGTCTTCGCGCTGTCGGCGGAGCTGAGCGAGCGGCTGCGCACGCTGAGCCGCCGATACCAGGTCTCGCTGTTCATGACACTGTTGGCCGCATTCCAGGCGTTGCTCAGCCGTTACGGCGGCGGCGAGGATTTCGCGGTGGGCGTTCCGATCGCCGGGCGGGTGCGGCCGGAACTCGAGGAGCTGATCGGGTTCTTCGTCAACACCTTGGTGATGCGGGCGGACTGTGCGGGTGATCCGACGTTCGAGGAACTGTTGACGCGCACGCGCGAGACTGCGCTCGGTGCCTACGCGCACCAGGATCTGCCGTTCGAACGGCTGGTGGAGGAACTGGCACCGGAACGGGATCTCTCCCGTAATCCCCTGGTGCAGACCACCTTCCAATTGATGAACGCACCCCGTGAAGATCTCCGGATGTCCAGCACCGAGACGGAACTGTTCGGAGTGAGCACCAGCATCGTCCGATTCGATCTCGAACTGCATATGTACGAACACGCCGATGAACTCGTCGGTCGCCTGGTCTACGCGCGGGACCTGTTCGATGCGGTGACGGTGCAGATGCTGGCCGAGCGGTTCGTGGGAATCGTGCAGGCCGTGGTCGCGGATGTGAGTGTGCGATTGTCGGCGCTGCCCGTGGTGGCGGGTGCCGAATGGACCGATGTTGTGGTGGAACGTAATCGGACCGCCGTGGGGTCGCCGGAGACGGGGACCGTGGTGTCGCTGCTCGAGGGCTGGGCGGATCGTGCACCGGATGCCGTGGCGGTGGTGTGCGGCCAGCGACGGTTGTCCTATCGCGAGCTGGATGCCTGGGCCAATGGGGTGGCGTGGCGGTTGCGGGACGCGGGTGTGGGTCCGGAGACCGTCGTCGGCGTGTGTGTCGAGCGCGGTGTCGCGGCGATTGTGGCCATCGTGGCCGTCCTGAAGGCCGGTGGCGCGTACCTGCCGCTGGACCCGGCGTACCCCACCGATCGGCTGGCCGGGATTCTCGCCGATGTCGCGGTGCCGGTCGTGGTGACCGATTCGTCGACCTCATCGGTGGTGCCGGTTGCCGCGGGGGTCGGGCTCGTCGATGTCGGCGAGTTCGAACACGCGTCGGACCGGGGTCGGCTCGCCCCGACCGCCGGGCCGGAGAACATGGCGTATGTCATCTATACCTCCGGTTCCACCGGGCGGCCGAAAGGTGTTGTGGTCGAACACCATTCGCTGTCGAATCTCGGTTCGTTCCTCGCGAGTATCTATCCGGATGCCGGGGTGTCGCGGTCGACGGTGGGTTTGTTCGCGTCGCTGGTCTTCGATTCCTCGGTGAAGCAGCTGCTGCCCATGATGTGCGGGCATGTGCTGCACGTGATTCCGGAATCGGTGCGGCGCGACGCCCGCGAACTGGTCGACTACGTGCGCGACCACGGGATCGACATGGTCGATGCGACACCGTCGTTGGCGCGGTTGCTGGTGGACGAGGGCCTGCTCGACGGTGCGGCCGGTTCGGCGCCGCGAGTGCTGCTCGGCGGTGAGGCGGTGGATCAACAGCTGTGGGACCGGTTGGCGGGCCATGCCGGGGTCTCCTACAACCTGTACGGACCGACGGAGTGCACGGTGGATACCACCTGGTCCGCAATCGAGTCGGGTCGTTCGCCGTCGATCGGTGTGCCGGTGGGCAATTCGCGGGTGTATGTGCTGGACGGGTTCGGGAATGTGGCCCCGGTGGGCGTGATGGGGGAGCTGTATATCGGCGGTGCGGGGGTGGCCCGGGGTTATGTGGCTCGTGGCGGTCCGACGGCGGATCGGTTCGTGCCCGACCCGTTCGGGCCGCCCGGGTCGCGGTTGTACCGCACCGGGGATGCGGTCCGGTGGACGCGCTCGGGTGTCCTGGAGTTCGTCGGGCGACTCGACGATCAGGTGAAGGTCCGTGGGTTCCGGATCGAGCCGGGAGAGGTCGAGGCGGCGCTGACCAGCCATACCGGGGTCGCCGAAGCGGCGGTGGTGGCGCGGGAGGACGCGCCGGGAGATGTGCGACTGGTGGCCTACCTGGTGCCCGGCGAGAATGCCGCCGTCCCGGACGGGGGCGACGGCGAGACCATCATCGATGCGGCGGATGGTCTGGCCGGTGAGCAGGTGGCCGATTGGCGGTCGATCTTCGATGACGTTCAGGGCGAGTGGGGCAGCGGCATCGACGGTGGCTTCAATGTGTCGGGGTGGAACAGCAGCTACACCGGCGAACCCCTTGCCGCCGAGGAGATGCGGGAATGGGTGGACGCGAGCGTGGACCGCGTGCGGGCACTGGGTGGCCGCAGGATCGTGGAAATCGGGTGCGGCACAGGGCTGCTGCTGTCGCGGCTGGCGACGGAGGCGGAGGAGTACGTCGGCGTCGACTTCTCGGCGGAGACCCTGGCAGGATTGCGGTCGGCGTTGGATCAGCGCGGCCTACAGCGGGTGCGGTTGCTGTGCCGGGAGGCCGCCGATCTGGGCGACCTGCCCGAGGGCGGGTTCGATGTGGTGATCATCAACTCGGTGGCCCAGTACTTCCCCGACCGGGATTACCTCGTACGGGTGTTGCAGGGGGCGACACGGCTGGTCGCGGGCGGCGGGCAGATCCTGGTCGGCGATGTGCGGAACCTGCGGATACTGGAGGATTTCCACACTCGGGTGCGACTCGCCCAGGGAAGTGGTGCCGCGGCACCGGCGTTCGAGGTGGCGCGGGGGATGGCCGAGGAGACGGAGTTGGTTATCGATCCGGTGTTTTTCACGGGTCTGCCGGAGGTGTTGCCGGAGGTGACGCGGGTGCAGGTGATGCCGCGTCGGGGGCGGTTCGCCAATGAGATGTCGCAGTACCGGTACGAGGCGGTGCTCCAGGTCGGTGCGTCGGTCCCGGAGATCACGGTCGGGCACTGGCTGGAATGGACCCCGGCATCGTCACTGGACCGGCTGGCCGCGCAGCTCACCGGCACGGGTGCGGTCGGGGTGCGGGCGATACCGAATGCCCGCATCCATCGGTCGATTCCAGGTGCGGTGCATCCTGAAGATGTGCACGATCTGGCTGTGACACATGGTTATCGGGCGGTACTGAGCTGGGCCGACACCGACGACAAGGGCCGATTCGACGCCGCATTCGTGCCCGTGACCGGCCCCGGCGACAAGCCGCACCCGGCGGGCATGCCGTGGATCGACTTCCCGACGCCGTCCACGCGGCCGGTGCGGCTGGTGAACGACCCACTGCGCGGACGCCGACTCCAGCAGCAGCGGCGCGACCTGCCGCCGACCCTGCGCGAATACCTGTCGGAACGACTGCCCGAGTACATGATCCCGTCGACATTCGTGGTCCTGCACGCCCTTCCGCTGACCACCAATGGAAAGCTCGATCGCCGCGCCCTGCCCGTGCGCGACAACGCGACCGGCAGCGGTTACCGCGCCCCGTCGACACCGACCGAGGAAGTGTTGGCGGGCCTGTTCGTGGACCTGCTGGGAGTCGATCGCCCCGGCGTCGACGACAACTTCTTCGCACTCGGCGGAAACTCGCTGCTGGCAATGCGTTTGATCGCCGCGATACAGCGATCGTTCGGCACGGGAATGGCGGCCCGTGCGATCTTCGAGGAGCCGACCGTGGCGGGCCTGGCGCGCCTGGTCGAAACCGGCCTCACCACCCTGCCCGACCTCGAGCCCCTGGTGCAGGTGCGCGACGGCATCGGCAACCCGGTGTTCTGCATACATCCGCACAGCATCATGCCGTGGCGGTGGCGTGAGCTCGGCGAGTACACGCGGCGCCCCGTCCACGTCGTGCGGCTGGCCTTCACCGGTGACGATGCGCTGCCGGAGTCGCTCACCGCGGCGGCCGAAGACTATGCGGACCGGATCGTCAAGATTCAACCCGAAGGACCCTACGACCTCATCGGATGGTCGTTCGGCGGCCGCGTCGCGCACGAGATAGCGAATGTCCTTCAGGGGCGCGACCTTTCGGTACGGCGACTGATCATGCTGGATACCCGCCTCACCACCGATGTCGCCGAGATCGAGGCCGCGATGTTCAAGTCGGCGGTCCTGCGGGAAATCCTGTCCGACAGCGGAGTCGATTCCTCCGCGGTCCCCGATCCACTGAGCCAGGAGGCCGCCGTCGCGCTGGCGGACGGGCGCGATATTCCCCTGCCGCAGGACTGGTATCTGGATCTGCTGGTCGAGGCCGTGCGCATGAACCGCCAACTCGCCGCCGGGCACACACCCGGGGCATTTCGCGGGGACCTGCATATGATCACCACCCCGCACAGCCGCCACCGGTTCCGGCCGTCGCACGGATGGCGGCCCTATATCGGCGGGAACGTCGAGGAAATCGTCGTGAACTGTTCCCATTTCACGATGCTCCGGCCGGAATCGTTGCGGGAGTACGGCGAATTCCTCGAAACGGTACTGGGCGATTGAGGACGCGCCGATGAAGCGTCCGATGGTGCCGCGCGAGCCGTGGCCGGGCCTGACGCTGATGCGGATGGTGCCGGCCAACGGCCGCGGACTCACCTGCCTGCTGGCCGGACTGATCGTCGTGGCGGGCGCGGCACCCACGCTCGCGATCGTCGTCTCCGGCCGGTTGGTATCGGCGATCGTGAGCGCCGGACCCACCGGCCTGCATGCCGCGGCCGGGCATCGCGCGGTGCTGATGCTGGTTCTCCTGGCCGTTCTGTTCGGGGTGAGCCAGGTGTCGGCGCGGCTGTGCAGCGAGCTCGCGGCCACCCTCGGCGCGCGGCTGGACGCGCGGTTGCAGCGCCGCGCGATCCGTGCCGTGAACGGTCCCGCCGGAGTGGCCCACCTGGACACCCCCGAGGTGCGAGACCTGCTGTCCCGCATCACCGGAGTGGGCATGGGTGGCTACACCACCGGCGGCGCGGTCAGCGGATTCGTCACCAACGCCGTGCAACTCGTGCAGTGCGTCGGCGCGCTGGTGGTGCTGTGCGGCTACCGATGGTGGCCCGCGGTGCTGGTTTTCGCGGCCGGGCTGTGGTGGAGCAGGGAGAGCCGTCGTGACTACCTCGACCAGACCCGCACGCTCGCCCGGCAGACGACGGCACTGCGGCGCTCGAACTACCTGCGCGACCTGGTGTTGCGGCCGGAGGCGGCCAAGGAGATCCGCCTGTTCGGTCTCGCGGGATGGCTCACCGACCGATTCCGAATCGCCTGGGACGAGACGATGGACGCGGTGTGGCAGCGGCGCGGCGCGCGGAGCGTTCCGGCATTCGCGGCACTGCTGATGCTCAGCGGGGCCAACTTTCTGGCGTACGCACTGCTCGGTGCGGACGCGGCGCACCACGTGATCGGGCTCGGTGCGGCGGTGGTCTTCCTGCGCGCGGTCACCCTCGTCGGTCAGGTGTCGACCAGGGGACAGCAGGACATGCAGATCGCGTACGGCCTGAGCGCCCTGCCCGCGGTGACGGGTGTGGAGCGGGCCGCCGCCCGGGTCGTCGAGCGTCCCGGCGCGCCGTTACCGCCGGGAAACGCGGGAGTGCGAATCACCCTGCGGGACGTGCATTTCCGCTATCCGGGCACGGAGAAACCGGTGCTGAACGGCATCGAGTTGGACATCCCGGCGTCGGGGTCGCTGGCGATCGTCGGCAACAACGGCGCGGGCAAGACCACGCTGATCAAGCTGCTGTGCCGGTTCTACGACCCGGACGCGGGCGCCATCCTCGCGGACGGCACGGATCTGCGAGAGCTGGACGCCCGTGGCTGGCAGCGTCGAGTGTCCGCGGTATTCCAGGACTTTCAGCGATTCGAGCTGTCGGCTCGGGAAAACGTGGGCTTCGGCGCCATCCCGCTGCTCGGCGACGACGCGGCGCTGCGGAGAGCGGCGGCCAAGGCAGGCATCCTGGAACGCATCGAAGCGTTGCCCGCGGGCTGGGACACCCCGCTCGCCCGTCACCTCGCCGGCGGCGCTGATCTATCCGGCGGCGAATGGCAACGCATCGCCCTGGCACGAGCGCTACTGGCCGTGGAGGCGGGCGCCCGTGTCCTGATTCTCGACGAGCCCACCGCCAGCCTGGACGCCCGCGCCGAAAGCGCCTTCTACGACCGGTTCCTGGAGCTGACCCACGAGGTCACCACCATCGTCATCTCCCACCGCTTCTCCACGGTGCGGCGAGCGGACGCAATCGGCGTCCTGGTCGACGGCAGAGTCGCCGAATTCGGCTCCCACGAGACGTTATTGGCGGCCGAGGGCCGATACGCCCGGATGTACCGTGCGCAGTCGTCGCGGTTCGACGGACTCGGTCGAAATACGGGCCGAGTCGACGCGATGACGGGCCGGTTCG encodes:
- a CDS encoding non-ribosomal peptide synthetase, with protein sequence MADSIESSRRRLLVERMLAGKGGSGKDRAIGRADRSGALPVSFAQQRLWFLDQLVPGNSFYNMPFSYRLRGPVNVDAVDRAVREIVARHEVLRTVLVSVAGEPRQVVGEPPTESLLAVVDVSDSGDPVQRARVVAREEARRSFDLSTGPLLRSCLVRLADDDHVLLLTMHHVVSDGWSIGVLVREFNALYDAYSAGEESPLSPLSVQYADFAVWQRDWLSGVVLEEQLGYWRDRLEGLVPLELPLDRPRPAVASFDGGAHVFALSAELSERLRTLSRRYQVSLFMTLLAAFQALLSRYGGGEDFAVGVPIAGRVRPELEELIGFFVNTLVMRADCAGDPTFEELLTRTRETALGAYAHQDLPFERLVEELAPERDLSRNPLVQTTFQLMNAPREDLRMSSTETELFGVSTSIVRFDLELHMYEHADELVGRLVYARDLFDAVTVQMLAERFVGIVQAVVADVSVRLSALPVVAGAEWTDVVVERNRTAVGSPETGTVVSLLEGWADRAPDAVAVVCGQRRLSYRELDAWANGVAWRLRDAGVGPETVVGVCVERGVAAIVAIVAVLKAGGAYLPLDPAYPTDRLAGILADVAVPVVVTDSSTSSVVPVAAGVGLVDVGEFEHASDRGRLAPTAGPENMAYVIYTSGSTGRPKGVVVEHHSLSNLGSFLASIYPDAGVSRSTVGLFASLVFDSSVKQLLPMMCGHVLHVIPESVRRDARELVDYVRDHGIDMVDATPSLARLLVDEGLLDGAAGSAPRVLLGGEAVDQQLWDRLAGHAGVSYNLYGPTECTVDTTWSAIESGRSPSIGVPVGNSRVYVLDGFGNVAPVGVMGELYIGGAGVARGYVARGGPTADRFVPDPFGPPGSRLYRTGDAVRWTRSGVLEFVGRLDDQVKVRGFRIEPGEVEAALTSHTGVAEAAVVAREDAPGDVRLVAYLVPGENAAVPDGGDGETIIDAADGLAGEQVADWRSIFDDVQGEWGSGIDGGFNVSGWNSSYTGEPLAAEEMREWVDASVDRVRALGGRRIVEIGCGTGLLLSRLATEAEEYVGVDFSAETLAGLRSALDQRGLQRVRLLCREAADLGDLPEGGFDVVIINSVAQYFPDRDYLVRVLQGATRLVAGGGQILVGDVRNLRILEDFHTRVRLAQGSGAAAPAFEVARGMAEETELVIDPVFFTGLPEVLPEVTRVQVMPRRGRFANEMSQYRYEAVLQVGASVPEITVGHWLEWTPASSLDRLAAQLTGTGAVGVRAIPNARIHRSIPGAVHPEDVHDLAVTHGYRAVLSWADTDDKGRFDAAFVPVTGPGDKPHPAGMPWIDFPTPSTRPVRLVNDPLRGRRLQQQRRDLPPTLREYLSERLPEYMIPSTFVVLHALPLTTNGKLDRRALPVRDNATGSGYRAPSTPTEEVLAGLFVDLLGVDRPGVDDNFFALGGNSLLAMRLIAAIQRSFGTGMAARAIFEEPTVAGLARLVETGLTTLPDLEPLVQVRDGIGNPVFCIHPHSIMPWRWRELGEYTRRPVHVVRLAFTGDDALPESLTAAAEDYADRIVKIQPEGPYDLIGWSFGGRVAHEIANVLQGRDLSVRRLIMLDTRLTTDVAEIEAAMFKSAVLREILSDSGVDSSAVPDPLSQEAAVALADGRDIPLPQDWYLDLLVEAVRMNRQLAAGHTPGAFRGDLHMITTPHSRHRFRPSHGWRPYIGGNVEEIVVNCSHFTMLRPESLREYGEFLETVLGD
- a CDS encoding ABC transporter ATP-binding protein — its product is MKRPMVPREPWPGLTLMRMVPANGRGLTCLLAGLIVVAGAAPTLAIVVSGRLVSAIVSAGPTGLHAAAGHRAVLMLVLLAVLFGVSQVSARLCSELAATLGARLDARLQRRAIRAVNGPAGVAHLDTPEVRDLLSRITGVGMGGYTTGGAVSGFVTNAVQLVQCVGALVVLCGYRWWPAVLVFAAGLWWSRESRRDYLDQTRTLARQTTALRRSNYLRDLVLRPEAAKEIRLFGLAGWLTDRFRIAWDETMDAVWQRRGARSVPAFAALLMLSGANFLAYALLGADAAHHVIGLGAAVVFLRAVTLVGQVSTRGQQDMQIAYGLSALPAVTGVERAAARVVERPGAPLPPGNAGVRITLRDVHFRYPGTEKPVLNGIELDIPASGSLAIVGNNGAGKTTLIKLLCRFYDPDAGAILADGTDLRELDARGWQRRVSAVFQDFQRFELSARENVGFGAIPLLGDDAALRRAAAKAGILERIEALPAGWDTPLARHLAGGADLSGGEWQRIALARALLAVEAGARVLILDEPTASLDARAESAFYDRFLELTHEVTTIVISHRFSTVRRADAIGVLVDGRVAEFGSHETLLAAEGRYARMYRAQSSRFDGLGRNTGRVDAMTGRFDAMTGRVDAMTGRVDAMTGRFDAMTGRVDATTGRFDATTDQLDSRNGSRRDR